In Pyxidicoccus trucidator, a genomic segment contains:
- a CDS encoding helix-turn-helix domain-containing protein, with amino-acid sequence MNEELATRIGSAAREARTQLGLTQAEVAEKLGLAHMVYSRLERGKMLPSVQTLLRMCSVLRISSDELLGLADAEEGTKSGKGERGQGGAPKLRQLTGLARKMDEDHLDALVKVAQVLLR; translated from the coding sequence ATGAACGAAGAACTGGCGACTCGCATTGGAAGTGCCGCCCGAGAGGCCCGGACGCAACTCGGGCTCACGCAGGCGGAGGTGGCCGAGAAGCTGGGCCTCGCGCACATGGTCTACAGCCGCCTGGAGCGCGGGAAGATGCTGCCCAGCGTCCAGACGCTGCTGCGGATGTGCTCGGTGCTGCGCATCTCCTCGGACGAACTGCTGGGGCTCGCGGACGCGGAGGAGGGGACGAAATCGGGCAAGGGGGAGCGAGGGCAGGGCGGGGCGCCCAAGCTGCGCCAGCTCACCGGCCTCGCGCGCAAGATGGACGAGGACCATCTCGATGCCCTCGTGAAGGTGGCCCAGGTGTTGTTGCGCTGA